A window from Populus trichocarpa isolate Nisqually-1 chromosome 3, P.trichocarpa_v4.1, whole genome shotgun sequence encodes these proteins:
- the LOC7478153 gene encoding LOW QUALITY PROTEIN: uncharacterized protein LOC7478153 (The sequence of the model RefSeq protein was modified relative to this genomic sequence to represent the inferred CDS: inserted 5 bases in 3 codons), which produces KNPPHARRGGGGSSSAVEETEEELQREIDELYRQQRHITERLRDPRGLRRGGLSSAAAAAPRNFVANGARPRGFVRPADRNNAEDQPPAKRRLLSSVVKVEEDGESVEDSATEEDAKNEQMGEDGNVGPATGIRGDGKPFKLQQSGWSRRDFDLRAVKREVETPVIEXLPRALPKNQDPRLVSRNKRMLGQLLGTLEKFRKEDMKISGTEAFIQRSNALQRAEQKAHEERERLRQQECEQIAEQRRRDLTLRARITVKAEEKKLELLFLRWNDHHKKLSNFIRTKAEPPIYYLPKQPLEKDATLLDQQREQVTFLEWKAGRRDELSEYQKQIGDQQLSYVEKELERWQNXRRASDDVNLQETMDKELDTRRLEHGPKTRKIPGGSNNKEDDDVEDINVGEDDVMDDVLEVDDXCRRVDEAAQPEANDTSPPPDQ; this is translated from the exons AAAAACCCTCCCCATGCGAGGCGGGGGGGAGGGGGTAGTAGCAGTGCTGTAGAGGAAACGGAGGAAGAGCTCCAGCGAGAGATCGATGAGCTATATCGCCAACAACGCCAT ATTACAGAGCGCCTTCGTGATCCTCGTGGACTTCGAAGAGGAGGGTTATcctccgccgccgccgccgctcCTCGCAATTTCGTTGCTAACGGTGCTCGTCCTCGTGGCTTTGTTCGACCG GCCGATAGGAACAATGCAGAAGATCAACCTCCTGCAAAACGGCGGCTTTTGTCTTCTGTTGTTAAG GTGGAGGAGGATGGAGAGAGCGTTGAGGATTCTGCCACGGAAGAGGATGCAAAGAACGAGCAAATGGGTGAGGATGGAAATGTAGGGCCTGCTACAGGGATTCGGGGTGATGGAAAGCCTTTCAAGTTACAGCAAAGTGGTTGGTCTAGGAGAGATTTTGATCTTAGAGCAGTGAAGAGG GAGGTTGAAACTCCAGTAATTGA CCTGCCAAGGGCGTTGCCTAAGAATCAGGATCCAAGATTGGTTAGCAGAAACAAAAGAATGCTGGGGCAACTTTTAGGTACTCTGGAG AAATTCAGAAAAGAAGATATGAAAATTTCAGGGACGGAAGCATTTATACAAAGGTCAAATGCTTTGCAAAGA GCTGAGCAAAAAGCACATGAAGAACGTGAAAGGCTGAGACAACAAGAGTGTGAACAAATTGCTGAACAGAGGAGAAGAGATCTG ACTCTCAGAGCACGCATCACTGTAAAGgctgaagaaaagaaattggaatTGCTGTTTCTTCGGTGGAATGATCACCACAAAAAACTTAGCAATTTTATAAG GACTAAGGCAGAACCTCCAATTTACTATTTGCCTAAACAGCCATTGGAAAAAGATGCAACCTTGCTTGACCAGCAAAGAGAACAGGTAA CATTTTTAGAATGGAAGGCTGGTAGGAGAGATGAACTATCTGAATATCAGAAGCAGATCGGGGACCAGCAACTTAGCTATGTTGAAAAGGAGTTGGAGAGGTGGCAAA GCAGGAGAGCGAGCGATGATGTGAACTTGCAAGAAACAATGGACAAAGAATTGGACACTCGCAGGCTTGAGCATGGTCCCAAGACAAGAAAGATACCTGGTGGAAGCAACAACAAAGAGGATGATGACGTGGAGGATATCAATGTTGGGGAGGATGACGTGATGGATGATGTGCTGGAGGTTGATGA CTGCAGGAGGGTTGATGAAGCAGCCCAGCCAGAAGCCAATGATACCAGCCCCCCTCCTGATCAGTAA
- the LOC18096629 gene encoding uncharacterized protein LOC18096629, which translates to MPPHGHPSNGENPTRQRPLPPHSNQQQQHHHPYYSSASSSSASFKGCCCCLFLLFSFLALLILAVFLVIILAVKPKKPQFDLQQVGVQYMGITASNPTASMDPTTATTTTPATASLSLTIHMLFTAVNPNKVGIKYGESSFTVMYRGIPLGKALVPGFYQEAHSQRQVEATISVDRYSLMQADASDLIRDASLNDRVELRVLGEVGAKIRVLDLDSPGVQVSVDCAIVISPRKQSLTYKQCGFDGLSV; encoded by the exons atgcCACCACATGGTCACCCCAGCAACGGCGAGAACCCTACAAGACAACGGCCACTACCACCGCATTCAAACCAGCAACAGCAGCACCACCACCCGTACTACTCATCGGCATCATCTTCGTCAGCTTCCTTCAAAGGGTGCTGTTGCTgcctcttcctcctcttctcctTCCTGGCCCTCCTAATTTTGGCCGTCTTTCTTGTCATAATCCTGGCCGTCAAACCCAAGAAACCCCAGTTCGATCTCCAGCAGGTTGGAGTCCAGTATATGGGCATTACCGCGTCTAATCCTACAGCCTCCATGGACCccacaaccgcaaccacaaccacacctGCCACTGCTTCTCTCTCCTTAACCATTCACATGCTGTTCACTGCTGTTAACCCGAACAAGGTAGGGATCAAGTACGGGGAGTCCAGTTTTACTGTCATGTACCGTGGGATTCCTTTAGGGAAAGCTTTGGTTCCTGGGTTTTATCAGGAAGCTCACAGCCAGCGACAGGTGGAGGCCACCATATCCGTTGATCGGTATAGCTTGATGCAAGCTGATGCTTCTGATTTGATCAGGGATGCCTCGTTGAATGATCGTGTGGAGCTCAGGGTTCTGGGTGAGGTTGGTGCCAAGATCCGTGTTCTAGACCTTGATTCGCCTGGTGTTCAG GTATCAGTGGATTGTGCAATAGTGATAAGTCCCAGAAAACAGTCTCTTACTTACAAGCAATGTGGATTTGATGGATTGAGTGTTTGA